From the Lancefieldella sp. Marseille-Q7238 genome, one window contains:
- a CDS encoding WYL domain-containing protein, protein MATNNNSGRDGQVQTARKLLVLLEALSVEGAYVSRAEVERRLSVTSDEAKCLMYLLLSLDRGDRRPLPLTSDDNLSYLVAQGPLSPSLFERRPALTHTEATALAGALFALKTPDNSPLQKLLASPVVSSGDLHPFIKQIVQEKVSTEEQENLLVCSNALAGQRNLRFTYFPAEKSLAQEASTPQKRFVAPLYIACDTTGWKLDAFDFDKQQQRTFFMRGMREVETIPATFNEMKRAKSTSSAAEQSMVTLFFNDEKYLSLFDWKDLSVIENNLPGGVIKATIPFFKTEWLPRHILACNGHVWTDDPELIHILKDFVRKRLDT, encoded by the coding sequence ATGGCAACGAACAATAACTCAGGCCGCGATGGCCAGGTGCAAACCGCCCGTAAACTTTTGGTCCTCCTCGAGGCTCTAAGCGTTGAGGGAGCATATGTAAGTAGAGCGGAAGTTGAACGCAGGCTCAGTGTCACCTCTGACGAGGCCAAGTGTCTTATGTACCTGCTTCTTTCACTAGACCGGGGCGACCGCCGTCCGCTGCCGCTTACCTCAGACGATAACCTCTCATATCTGGTAGCGCAGGGGCCACTTTCCCCTTCTCTTTTTGAACGCCGCCCAGCGCTAACGCATACTGAAGCAACCGCTCTTGCAGGAGCTCTTTTTGCCCTTAAGACTCCCGATAATAGTCCCCTTCAGAAACTCCTTGCTTCCCCTGTCGTGTCCAGCGGCGATTTGCATCCTTTTATTAAGCAGATTGTTCAAGAGAAAGTATCCACCGAAGAACAAGAAAACCTGCTTGTCTGTTCAAACGCGCTCGCTGGTCAGCGCAATCTTCGATTTACATACTTCCCAGCGGAAAAAAGCCTTGCACAGGAAGCATCAACTCCGCAGAAACGCTTCGTTGCGCCTTTGTATATCGCCTGTGACACGACAGGCTGGAAGCTGGACGCCTTTGATTTTGATAAGCAACAGCAGCGCACGTTTTTCATGCGTGGAATGCGTGAGGTAGAAACTATTCCTGCAACTTTTAACGAAATGAAGCGCGCAAAATCAACTTCCTCAGCCGCTGAACAGTCTATGGTTACTCTCTTTTTCAATGACGAGAAGTACCTCTCTCTGTTTGACTGGAAGGATCTTTCCGTTATCGAAAACAATCTTCCCGGAGGCGTTATCAAGGCCACCATTCCCTTTTTCAAAACCGAATGGTTACCCAGGCATATACTGGCTTGCAATGGTCATGTGTGGACGGACGACCCCGAATTGATTCACATTCTCAAAGACTTTGTCAGAAAGCGTCTTGACACTTAA
- a CDS encoding WYL domain-containing protein, producing MSLTNSFTISADESGARELVSFILFLFEAQKPVLLSTLKDVFCAEKSPDAARKTLSRLCKRASALGVSIKKTGNSTQTALVIDTASLYSLDDLPPEELLLGTIRTCEALLDTNALPYQNDLRIALAKLDPNFAGTEINEGPKSPCPSEKSRIFEVFLDALEKHYAINAWYTDPAFSTTNRLLAPLGYFFANDSKYIVAMTLDEAGGTISQPKTFRVDRFDRAQARKDVSFTVPDTFDIRDFYLLPFEFGPDKPFTITVELLDNFPPALRQRFMRRASEGRETNTWTISVRDQLKAISWCIANNVLPKAPQDFVALWKESLARGVSLYGNEQ from the coding sequence GTGTCGCTCACAAACAGTTTTACCATATCCGCAGATGAAAGCGGCGCGAGAGAGCTTGTGTCCTTTATTCTCTTTCTCTTTGAAGCTCAAAAACCGGTTTTGCTGAGCACGCTCAAAGATGTCTTTTGCGCTGAAAAGTCTCCTGACGCGGCACGAAAAACACTCAGTCGCCTGTGTAAACGAGCGTCTGCCCTTGGTGTTAGCATCAAAAAAACAGGAAATTCCACACAAACTGCTCTAGTGATTGACACTGCATCGCTCTACTCCCTTGATGATTTACCTCCTGAAGAGCTTCTTTTGGGAACGATAAGAACCTGCGAAGCGCTTCTCGATACAAACGCTCTCCCCTATCAAAACGACCTTCGAATCGCTCTGGCAAAACTCGATCCAAATTTTGCCGGCACCGAAATAAATGAAGGCCCCAAATCCCCGTGTCCCTCTGAGAAATCGAGAATTTTCGAAGTTTTTCTTGACGCTCTTGAGAAACACTATGCAATCAACGCTTGGTATACCGACCCAGCCTTCTCCACAACCAATCGACTTCTTGCTCCTCTGGGGTATTTTTTCGCCAACGACAGCAAATACATCGTGGCTATGACACTTGATGAGGCCGGCGGTACTATCTCACAGCCAAAAACGTTTCGCGTTGATCGGTTTGATCGCGCCCAAGCGCGCAAAGACGTTTCCTTTACCGTTCCTGATACCTTTGACATCCGAGACTTCTATCTTCTGCCCTTTGAGTTTGGCCCCGATAAACCCTTTACGATCACCGTTGAACTTTTAGACAACTTCCCTCCCGCCTTGCGCCAACGCTTCATGCGGCGAGCGTCTGAGGGCCGCGAAACAAACACCTGGACTATCTCCGTCCGTGACCAGCTGAAAGCTATTTCTTGGTGCATTGCCAACAACGTTCTTCCTAAAGCGCCGCAGGACTTCGTTGCCCTTTGGAAAGAGTCGCTCGCAAGGGGTGTGAGTTTATATGGCAACGAACAATAA